From the genome of Thermoplasmata archaeon:
AGTTAAAGGTAGAGCCCGCCCCGGGCGTCTACACGTATGGGTTCCTCCCGAACCTCCACGACTACGTCCTGGCGGCGGACCTTGTCATCACGACGGCCGGCAAGGGGACGGTCAACGAGGCGCTCGCGGCGGGCACCCCGGTAATCGCGATCCCGCCGAGGGGCCACGCCGAGGCGGAGCGCAACGCGGCGGCACTCGGATACGGACACGAAGACGTCCAGCGGTTGAAGGAGATGATCCCCGCGAAACTCGCCCTCGGTCGGCTCCCTCCCGCGCGGACGGGAAATGCCGAAGCTATCGGATTCCTGGCCGAATTCCTCGAGACGGTCGGGAACCGCTAGATCGCCCGTAGGACGAGGCCGCGGACAACTCCGCCAGGCAGGGATTTCGCCTCAGTCGCCCCGAGGTCGCCGCTCGGATCAACTAGGACAGCCTGACTCCGCAGTTCGTGCAGTATGTCTGAACGGCGTCGTTCTTCATCCCGCATTGCGTGCAGAACCTTACGCTCTCCTCGCTCGCCGGCACGAAGGAGGACGGTGGGCCCTGTCCCCTTGCGACAGCGATGCGATGCCCCGAGCGACGCGGTTTATTGGTCCCGAACAGACCCGCGAAGAGTTCGATCGGTCCGAAGATGAGCGCCCCGATGCAGATGAACGGGACCTCCGGGACCAGGAGGCTGAAGACCCCCACCAGCGTGAACAAGCCTCCAACCAAGACGTGCCGAACGATCACGCGATCCCTCCGCGTTCCCGATCGGCTTCGTGGCTAATGAATCCTGCCTTTGCGAGCTAGGTACGATAGGTCGGATGTTCGACGCGCTTCCTTTCTCTGCGCTGGACCCATACCGCCATCTGGTAGAGGACGGAGGAGAGACGGTTCATGTATCGCAACAAATCGGGGTTCAGCGTCGTTCGCTTCGAGAGGGCGACGACCCGGCGCTCCGCGCGGCGAGCGACCGTGCGGGCCCAATGGAGTCGGGCAAGACCTTCCGATCCCCGGGGAAGGATGAACTCCTTGATTGGGCCAACATCCATTGCCTCGATTCCCGCCTCAAGCCGGGCGACGTGCGATTCCGTGATCTTCGGCACCCTCGTCTCCTTCGAGGCGTGGGCCATCGCAATCTCCGCTCCGACCGTGAAGAGGTCGTCTTGGATCTTCAGGAGGAGTTCGCGGATTCGTTTCTCTCTCTGCGAGACGAGCGCGAGGCCGATCACCGCGTTCAGCTCGTCGACCGCGCCCATCGCCTCCACGCGCGGGTCGTCCTTCGAGACACGCTCCGGGCCCAGGAGCCCCGTCTCGCCCGTGTCCCCGGTCCGCGTGTAGAGCTTCGCCGTCAGCCCACCTCCCGATGCGCGTCCGTCGCTCCGGGAGGCCTCGGGAACAACCGCGGCTGGAGGATGTGCGCGAGGATCTCGAGCCCGTCCACGAGGCGGGGTCCGGGCCGGTTGAAGTAGCTCGAGCCGTCGACGGCCCATACGCGGTCCGTGCGCGCCGCCGGGAGGTCCGCCCACCATCGGGCCCGCGTGACGATGGGCGCCTCTTTCCGCGTGCGCTCGAGGTCGAAGCCGCACGGCATCAGGACCGCAACGTCAGGGGAGGCGAGGACGACGTCCTTCGGCTCGATCCGGCGCGATTTCTCTCCCGGCCGCCCGAGCGGGTCGACGCCGCCCGCGAGGTCGACCATCTCGGGGACCCAGTGGCCGCCGAGGAAGAGCGGGTCGAGCCATTCGAGACACAGGGCCTTCGGGCGGTCGATCGCCCTTGCGGCCCGCTGGGCGACGCGGTCGACCCGCTCCCGCAACGTCGCGGCGACCTGCGCGGCTCGATCCTCGACACCGCAAGCACGCCCTACCCGTTCGATGTCCTCGAAGACGTCCTCGAGGCGGTGCGGGTCCAGCGAGAGGATTGCCGGCGTCTGCGGGAGGCGCCGGGCCACGTCTTCGACGTCGCCGAGGGTCGGCGCGCAGACGACACAGAGGCCCTGCGTCACGATGATGTCCGGGTGTGCGGCGTGGAGCGCGGTTTCGTCGACTTGGTACAGCGCCCCGCCCGATTCCAGCCTCTCGCCGACCATGCGACTCGTCTCGCCGCTCGATGTCCCCTCATACGGGAGGAGGGCGCGGCTGACGACCGGCTTCTCGCGGGCTGCCGGCGGATAGTCGCACTCGGGCGACACGCCGACGAGGTCGTCCCCGAGGCCCAAGACGTAGACGATCTCCGTGGCGGCGGGGAGGAGGGAGACGATCCGCATCCGAGTCGACCGGCACGATAGCCCGCGAGCCGCTAAAAGGGTTTATGCGCCCTTCATCGGGACCCAGGGCGAATGCGGTCTGAGATTTTTCGAACCGCTGTGGCCGGACTCGCCCATTCGCCCTTCTCCGACCAAGAACTGCCGGATCAAGAATAGACCTAAATAGGCACAATGTTCATGCCCCGCCGTCTTGGGGGAGCGTTGTGCGTTCGGTTCGGGCTTTTTCGAGTAGCATCATCGTAGTCGTGGCTCTTGGGATTCTCGTAGCGGGCTCGGCAGACGTCTCCGCCTGGCAGGCCGATGTAATATTCCACCCTCCGTCTACGACCTACGAGGACACCACGTACGCGTTCTCCGTCGATATCGACAACACGGGACCCGACTCGATGAGAATCTCATCCGTCGGACTTCGATTCGATTGGGTTGCGGAGTCCTATTACTACTTCGCGTCCGGGCTCCCCCTGACTCTAGCAAGTGGCCTGACGAGGACTTTCTCGTTCGAGGTTCACGTCCCACAGGGCATCACGACGAACGCAATTCACATTGCGACCGTCCGCATCGAGGCGGCGGATCCCGGGCTATTCGGAGGTTGGGGAACGCCCACTTCGGACGCTGTCGACTTCCAGTTCCCCGTGTACCCGCAACCCACGGCAGGCGGAGTGGGAGGCTCAGGAGGTCTCGCGCTCGGCATCATCGCGCTCGTGGGCGTTGTTGCGATCGCGATTGTCGTCGCCGTCGTCGTGGTTCTCATCCGAAAGAAACCTCCGCCCGCGACTCCCGTCTACCCAGCGTACTCCTACGCTCAGGTGCCACCGCAACCGCCGGGTCAACCGCCAACGCAACCACCTCAATTTCCGCCCGAGCGGTAGGCTGCCTCGCGAAGTCACGGACGACCTCAAGGCCCGCGGCGTGATTGAGGGCGCGGGGGGCGAAGCATGCAGTCTATCGCATCAAGAAATCGGACGGGGGCAAAAAGGGGGGGAGAAGGCCGGGGCTTACCCGGCCTGGTTCCCGTTGTGCCGGTGCTCGAACCGCTTCGCCTGCGCGGTCACGACCCCGTGCTCGATCTGCGTCGCCCCGCCGTTCACGCCCTCGACCGCCTGCGTGGCGAGGGCGATCGCCTCCTCGACGTTCAGGTTCGGGCGGTAGCCCTTGACGATCGTCTCGAGCGCCTCGTCCGACGATTGGCCGATCGCGAACGCCGAGCCTTTGAACGTCGTGCCGCTCGGGTCCACCTGGATCAGCTGCACGCCGAGGTCGTCGACGCCCGCCACGATGATCGACGCGCCGAACGGGCGCACCGCGTACATCGTGAACTCGTGCAGGTACTCCGACAGGTTCCGCGAGAGCGTGCCGACGTCGATCGGCTCGTCGTAGACGATACGATGGCGTTGCGCCGCGACGCGGAGCTGGTCGAGGAGCGTCGTCACGTCGCCGATGTAGCCGCTCCCAGTCGCACCGATGTGGTCGTCCACGACGAAGACTTTCTCCGCGGGCTCCATCAGGGGCCGGGTCGGCTTGACCTGGCTCGTCAGGAGCGCGAAGTCTTTCGTCTTCAGGCCGAGCGTCGTCGAGCCGCGGTTGACGGCTTGGAGGGCGTAGTCCACTTGGACGAGCCGGCCTTCCTGGTTGTAGAAGAACGGCATCCGTCCCACTTCCGCCGCCATGTCAGTTCGCCTCCCAAGCGTGGCCGTTCGGGATCGCGAGCACGTCGACGCCGTTCCCGCTCCCCGGATCGCGTTCCATCGCCGCCCGCACGGCGGCTTCGGCGAGCTTCGTCGCGTCGTCCAGCGAGAACTCCTTCCGGAATCCCTGCTCCAGCACGCCGTACGCGATCGGCGAGCCGCTGCCCGAGGACATGAAGTCCTCCGAGGTGATCGCGCCGCTCATGTCGCTCGTGTACACGTGCGCGCCGTCCCGGTCCACGCCGGCGACGACGAGTTCCACGTAGAACGGGTTGTAGCTCTTCATCGACGAGTAGACGATGTTCGAGATCAGCTTCGCACTCTCCTTGACGGACAGCGGGTAGCCGCGTCGCAGCGCGAGGAGCCGGCGTTCGGCTTTCGCGAGATTGACGAGGTACTCCGCGTCCGACATCGCACCGGCGATCGCCACCGCGGTCGCGCCGTCGAGGGAGAAGATCTTCTGGACCACCTTGGATCCGACGAAGAACCCCTTCGACGCACGCTTGTCGGCCGCGAGGACGACGCCGTCCTTGCTTCGTATTCCGACCGTTGTGGTCATGTCGAACCTCGAAGGCATATGTCGGTGGTCGAGTATGTTGACTCGAATCGTGGGCCTTCAGTCACAATTCACTATGAATCGTTCCTTCCCAGTAGTGGTTCTTGCAGCCGGATGGCCCGTCGGGGGACAAAGCCCAGCGGAGCCTACCGCGCCAGCCTGACGTCGACTTCTCGTTCAACGTAATCCCATTCTCGCGTCTCACGAAGCCGCAGGACCAATTGTTCGAATGCGGCCGCGTCGGTTGGCGCATACTCGAACCAAGTCAAGAAATCAAAGGGCTCGCCTAGGTCGCGGCAGTGATAGAGTCGTCGGGCGATGGCCGGGAGGTACTCGAGGCCGATCGCAATATGGTGTGAGTCCTCTTCGAATATCGTGCGCCGCTCCTCCTGGGAGAGCTCCCACCACTCGGCTGATTTCTTGATGGGGATGAGGGCAGCTCGTGTCGCCTCCGCGCGATCGAGGGGAGCCTGTAGAGCGGCGAGCCGCTCGTGCTCGGCCCGTGTCGCGTACCTCTCGTGGCTGGCCACTCCACGGAGCACCCAGGCGGCGCCCGGCGGTTTCAGCGGTGAGTCGAGAACGACTTGGAGGTGACTCGCCGGGGCCAACGATGGCCCGCGAACGGCGTCCCGCTTCACGATTTTCCATTTCCCCACCGCGCTTCCCACGAAAGTCGTCTGTATGATTCCGGGGGCCTGTTTTTCTTGGTTCGTACTCAGAATGGACCGTGAGGCGAGCCTTCGCACAGACGGTGCACGTCACAGGTTTACATAAGGCTTGACAGAGAGCTGCAGAACATTCCTTCGTTGTGAGTTCTGGGAGACACTTTTCAGGAGACGATACTCGATGCAATCGCTCAACTGAAGACGAGGGTCAATCTGATGGGCGTCTGTGCATCCGTGGCACTTCACACCGAGTGTGACAGAGAGACCATAGAGAGAACGAGTCAACCCTCTCCCAGGACGCATCTGTCTCGGCGAAAAGTATGTGTCTGTCAATATTCGAACGGAATCATCTCAGACAAGCAGTCCAGGGATGCTGAAGAGCCAGGGATTCTGAGCA
Proteins encoded in this window:
- a CDS encoding zinc ribbon domain-containing protein; translation: MIVRHVLVGGLFTLVGVFSLLVPEVPFICIGALIFGPIELFAGLFGTNKPRRSGHRIAVARGQGPPSSFVPASEESVRFCTQCGMKNDAVQTYCTNCGVRLS
- a CDS encoding cob(I)yrinic acid a,c-diamide adenosyltransferase, which codes for MTAKLYTRTGDTGETGLLGPERVSKDDPRVEAMGAVDELNAVIGLALVSQREKRIRELLLKIQDDLFTVGAEIAMAHASKETRVPKITESHVARLEAGIEAMDVGPIKEFILPRGSEGLARLHWARTVARRAERRVVALSKRTTLNPDLLRYMNRLSSVLYQMAVWVQRRERKRVEHPTYRT
- a CDS encoding cobalamin-binding protein — its product is MRIVSLLPAATEIVYVLGLGDDLVGVSPECDYPPAAREKPVVSRALLPYEGTSSGETSRMVGERLESGGALYQVDETALHAAHPDIIVTQGLCVVCAPTLGDVEDVARRLPQTPAILSLDPHRLEDVFEDIERVGRACGVEDRAAQVAATLRERVDRVAQRAARAIDRPKALCLEWLDPLFLGGHWVPEMVDLAGGVDPLGRPGEKSRRIEPKDVVLASPDVAVLMPCGFDLERTRKEAPIVTRARWWADLPAARTDRVWAVDGSSYFNRPGPRLVDGLEILAHILQPRLFPRPPGATDAHREVG
- a CDS encoding proteasome subunit alpha, which gives rise to MAAEVGRMPFFYNQEGRLVQVDYALQAVNRGSTTLGLKTKDFALLTSQVKPTRPLMEPAEKVFVVDDHIGATGSGYIGDVTTLLDQLRVAAQRHRIVYDEPIDVGTLSRNLSEYLHEFTMYAVRPFGASIIVAGVDDLGVQLIQVDPSGTTFKGSAFAIGQSSDEALETIVKGYRPNLNVEEAIALATQAVEGVNGGATQIEHGVVTAQAKRFEHRHNGNQAG
- a CDS encoding proteasome subunit beta, whose amino-acid sequence is MTTTVGIRSKDGVVLAADKRASKGFFVGSKVVQKIFSLDGATAVAIAGAMSDAEYLVNLAKAERRLLALRRGYPLSVKESAKLISNIVYSSMKSYNPFYVELVVAGVDRDGAHVYTSDMSGAITSEDFMSSGSGSPIAYGVLEQGFRKEFSLDDATKLAEAAVRAAMERDPGSGNGVDVLAIPNGHAWEAN
- a CDS encoding chlorite dismutase family protein translates to MAPASHLQVVLDSPLKPPGAAWVLRGVASHERYATRAEHERLAALQAPLDRAEATRAALIPIKKSAEWWELSQEERRTIFEEDSHHIAIGLEYLPAIARRLYHCRDLGEPFDFLTWFEYAPTDAAAFEQLVLRLRETREWDYVEREVDVRLAR